In Cyclopterus lumpus isolate fCycLum1 chromosome 9, fCycLum1.pri, whole genome shotgun sequence, a single genomic region encodes these proteins:
- the mblac2 gene encoding LOW QUALITY PROTEIN: metallo-beta-lactamase domain-containing protein 2 (The sequence of the model RefSeq protein was modified relative to this genomic sequence to represent the inferred CDS: inserted 1 base in 1 codon; deleted 1 base in 1 codon), with translation MSAADWYAHKSLGEGLXWIQERFYQSENRANIWLLRGSHQDVVIDTGLGLRSLPDYIDEKGLLGKDPQRKNPLLAIATHAHFDHSGGLHQFQQVGVHSAEVDALANGDNFETATWLSDREIVEAPSPGWRARHYKVKAVQPTHILQEGDVINLGDRQLTVLHMPGHSRGSICLHDRDNKLLFSGDVVYDGAMIDWLPYSRVSDYISSCERLVGLVDSEQVDQVLPGHYNTFGAKRLHRIATTYISRAGTCPAKFSTFAWGTLAGVALRAFNPRCAC, from the exons ATGTCTGCAGCCGACTGGTACGCCCACAAATCGCTCGGAGAGGGAC TCTGGATCCAGGAGCGATTCTACCAGTCAGAGAACCGGGCCAACATCTGGCTGCTCCGCGGCTCGCACCAGGACGTGGTGATAGACACTGGTCTGGGTTTGAGGAGCTTACCTGACTACATCGACGAAAAGGGGTTGCTCGGCAAAGATCCGCAGAGGAAGAACCCGCTGCTGGCCATCGCCACCCACGCC CACTTCGATCACTCGGGTGGTCTTCATCAATTCCAACAGGTGGGCGTCCACAGCGCCGAGGTCGATGCCTTGGCCAACGGAGACAACTTCGAGACGGCCACCTGGCTCAGCGACAGGGAGATAGTCGAGGCTCCcagtccaggatggagggcaaGGCACTACAAAGTCAAGGCTGTGCAGcccacacacatactgcagGAGG GCGATGTCATCAACCTGGGTGACAGACAGCTGACCGTGCTCCACATGCCTGGCCACTCTCGGGGCAGCATCTGCCTCCACGACCGTGACAATAAGTTGCTCTTCAGTGGAGATGTAGTTTACGACGGTGCCATGATTGACTGGCTGCCCTACAGCCGCGTCAGTGACTACATCAGCAGTTGTGAGCGCCTGGTGGGGCTAGTGGACAGCGAACAG GTTGACCAAGTCCTCCCGGGACACTACAACACCTTTGGTGCGAAGCGGCTTCACCGGATTGCAACCACATATATCAGCAGAGCTGGGACGTGCCCAGCAAAGTTCTCCACCTTTGCCTGGGGTACTCTGGCCGGTGTGGCGCTGCGGGCATTCAACCCACGGTGTGCCTGCTAA
- the lysmd3 gene encoding lysM and putative peptidoglycan-binding domain-containing protein 3, protein MSSVSQHYGFQSATMVQPANGGHAYLFGNNGSENDLSEEDGESYELRPRGRERLRRSTSRERMDDIIYLTKDIQEGDTLNSIALRYHCSVADIKRANNFLAEQDFFALRSVKIPVRRFSVLTETHSTGPLKSASPSGAKRLHHISPVTSLPTESSTDSSSSTDSVEGFLIEKDKDIERLVKSTGSSRSSLNEVVSSLTLQQPLLGEVEYKLVQRKDPYYGADWGMRWWTAVAIMLVVGIITPVFYLLYYEVLVKADVSHHGIPTEAQANRPHGPIQGNNLDLPVEDKAGAGQNDNNKVIGDPQGHVDKKAGTGHDDNTNGDPQGQSK, encoded by the exons ATGTCCAGTGTAAGCCAGCACTATGGGTTCCAGTCAGCCACCATGGTGCAGCCTGCCAATGGCGGTCATGCCTATCTGTTTGGAAACAATGGCTCAGAGAATGATCTGtcggaggaggatggggagagCTATGAGCTGCGGCCACGTGGCAGAGAGAGGCTGCGGAGAAGCACCTCCAGAGAGAGGATGGACGATATTATCTACCTGACCAAAGATATCCAGGAGGGCGACACCCTGAACAGCATTGCCCTGCGGTACCATTGCTCA GTGGCTGATATAAAGCGTGCCAACAACTTCTTGGCAGAGCAGGACTTCTTTGCCCTGCGGTCAGTCAAGATTCCTGTGAGGCGCTTTAGTGTCCTCACTGAGACCCACAGCACTGGACCTCTCAAATCTGCCTCCCCCTCAGGTGCCAAGCGCCTCCACCACATCTCACCTGTTACCTCCCTTCCCACGGAGTCCTCTACagactcttcctcttccactgaCAGTGTGGAAGGATTTCTCATAGAGAAGGACAAGGACATTGAGCGGCTGGTGAAATCCACAGGTTCGTCTCGGAGCAGTCTGAATGAAGTTGTGTCCTCCTTGACGCTGCAGCAGCCGCTACTCGGAGAAGTGGAGTATAAACTGGTACAGAGAAAGGACCCTTATTATGGGGCAGACTGGGGCATGAGATGGTGGACGGCTGTGGCCATTATGCTGGTGGTTGGCATTATCACACCTGTGTTTTATCTGCTATACTATGAGGTTCTCGTGAAAGCTGACGTCAGCCATCATGGCATTCCTACAGAAGCTCAAGCCAACAGACCTCATGGACCTATCCAAGGCAATAATTTAGACCTCCCTGTTGAAGACAAGGCAGGGGCTGgacaaaatgataataataaggTTATTGGGGATCCACAGGGACACGTGGACAAAAAGGCAGGGACTGGACACGATGATAATACTAATGGGGATCCACAGGGACAAAGCAAGTGA
- the polr3g gene encoding DNA-directed RNA polymerase III subunit RPC7, which translates to MGGKGRGIGAFTFNVEALGIGRGSMPEARVGPNALFPNIDFKPVPLKAGEDEDYMLALKQEMRGTMQRLPHNIKPQSNKAEVERYTERYLKQKLIEDEDWSPDWNLLPKELKPQLKKTCAKPGTKKKTVKISRKDAEEMLTKLDNLAKTDEGNPDKSDDESEKKTGNEDEEIEEEAYEEEDVEENDYIDNYFDNGEEFGGLSDDNMDTEATY; encoded by the exons ATGGGAGGCAAGGGTCGTGGAATCGGTGCCTTTACCTTCAACGTCGAGGCTCTGGGCATCGGCAGGGGCAGCATGCCAGAAGCAAGGGTGGGGCCCAACGCGCTGTTTCCA AACATAGACTTCAAGCCTGTGCCACTGAAAGCTGGCGAGGATGAGGACTACATGCTGGCCTTAAAACAGGAGATGAGGGGAACAATGCAGCGGCTACCACACAACATTAAGCCTCAGTCAAATAaagcag AAGTGGAGAGATACACTGAGAGATACCTGAAGCAAAAACTCATCGAAGATGAGGATTGGAGTCCAG ACTGGAACCTCCTTCCAAAAGAATTGAAGCCCcaattgaaaaaaacatgtgcCAAACCAG GCACAAAGAAGAAAACTGTGAAGATATCGCGAAAAGACGCAGAGGAAATGCTGACTAAATTAGAC AACCTGGCCAAGACGGATGAAGGAAACCCTGACAAATCGGATGATGAAAGCGAAAAGAAAACCGGGAATGAGGATGAAGAAATTGAAGAGGAAGCATATGAAGAAGAGGACGTTGAG GAAAACGACTACATTGACAACTATTTTGACAACGGCGAAGAGTTTGGTGGACTCAGTGATGACAACATGGATACCGAAGCGACATACTGA